A single region of the Xenopus laevis strain J_2021 chromosome 4L, Xenopus_laevis_v10.1, whole genome shotgun sequence genome encodes:
- the XB964897.L gene encoding volume-regulated anion channel subunit LRRC8C has product MIPVTEFRQFSEQQPAFRVLKPWWDVFMDNLSVAMLMIGGFGCTLQIMPVKILCLPERIQTVHNSSDYNTLNSLTNSLSASPPNPMAPGTVEMKGLKTNLDIQQYNFISYMCYELAIPWYTKYFPYLVLLHTLMFMICSNFWFKYPGSCSKIELFITVLWKCFDSPWTTRALCNVSGEEPKEKHSKKNSVNKPNISQPVTETPLLKPAADTSIVGKAAARDMDEKEREQAKALFEKVKKFRHHVEGGVLLYITYVNQIIFKLLHFLFVIGYNGALVSEIQFTVDCKVDIEDVTGYNHFYCNLPMGPLFSKLSFFYLCLVGVYGLSCLYTLYWLFYRSLKEYSFEYVRLETGINDIPDVKNDLAFLFHMIDQYDPLYSKRFAVFLSEASENKLKQLNLNNEWTAEKLRQKLQTNASSRLELQLFMLSGLPDTIFEIREIQSLKLENIPNVMIPAAIAQLDNLQELSLCQCPAKIHSAALAFLKENLHSLSVKFIDARDIPPWIYGLGNLEELRLTGSLNPEIAKTIPFDSFKKLKSLKHLFINSNVTSIPQHVVDISAQLQKLSIDNNGIKLVTRSSLKNMSNLMTLELINCKLDRIPNSIFSLLALKELDLKKNNLKSIQEIASFQNLQKLSILKLWHNSITKIPDHIHRLANLEQLYISHNNIGDLPYELFLCYKLRHLELSNNSIRSIPHYIGMLINLKYFSVSFNQIETIPDELYLCRELESLNFRHNQLLTLSPNIGNLAHLSCLDLKDNPIGTLPPELGSCQALKRNGLGVEERLFETLPFDIRDKMTKEQIT; this is encoded by the coding sequence ATCATGCCAGTCAAGATCCTATGTTTGCCAGAAAGAATACAGACTGTTCACAATTCTTCAGACTATAATACATTAAATTCCCTGACCAATAGCTTGTCGGCCTCTCCACCAAATCCAATGGCACCAGGGACAGTTGAAATGAAGGGGCTCAAAACCAACTTAGACATTCAGCAGTACAACTTTATAAGCTACATGTGCTATGAGCTTGCCATTCCATGGTATACCAAATATTTTCCTTACCTGGTTCTACTTCATACGTTAATGTTTATGATTTGTAGCAACTTTTGGTTTAAATATCCAGGTTCATGTTCAAAAATTGAGCTTTTTATAACAGTACTATGGAAATGTTTTGACTCTCCTTGGACAACCAGAGCCTTGTGCAATGTGTCTGGCGAAGAACCAAAAGAGAAACACAGCAAAAAGAACAGTGTGAACAAGCCTAACATAAGCCAGCCAGTAACTGAGACTCCATTGTTAAAACCAGCAGCTGACACTTCTATTGTGGGTAAAGCTGCTGCCAGAGATATGGATGAGAAGGAACGAGAGCAAGCCAAAGCCTTGTttgagaaggtgaaaaaatttcgACATCACGTGGAAGGAGGCGTTCTTCTTTATATTACATATGTCAACCAAATCATATTTAAATTGCTCCATTTTCTGTTTGTCATTGGATACAATGGTGCATTGGTTTCAGAAATACAGTTTACTGTAGACTGTAAGGTTGATATAGAAGATGTGACAGGATACAATCATTTCTATTGTAATCTTCCTATGGGTCCTCTGTTTTCTAAGTTGTCCTTTTTTTATCTCTGCCTTGTGGGTGTTTACGGCCTCTCTTGCCTCTATACATTATATTGGCTATTCTATCGCTCTTTAAAGGAATATTCCTTTGAATATGTCCGTTTGGAGACTGGCATCAACGATATCCCAGATGTCAAAAATGATTTAGCTTTCCTGTTCCACATGATAGATCAATATGACCCTTTGTATTCCAAGCGCTTTGCTGTGTTCCTCTCTGAAGCCAGTGAAAACAAGTTAAAACAATTGAACTTAAACAATGAGTGGACAGCAGAAAAGCTGAGGCAAAAGCTTCAAACAAATGCATCCAGCCGACTGGAGTTACAATTGTTTATGCTCTCTGGCCTTCCAGATACTATATTTGAAATAAGGGAAATACAGTCTTTAAAGTTGGAAAATATACCTAATGTTATGATTCCAGCAGCCATTGCTCAGCTAGACAATCTACAAGAACTGTCCTTGTGTCAGTGTCCTGCTAAGATTCACAGTGCAGCCTTGGCATTCCTAAAGGAGAATCTGCACAGTTTGAGTGTTAAGTTCATTGATGCCCGAGACATTCCACCATGGATATATGGCTTAGGAAACTTGGAGGAACTGCGCCTGACTGGTTCCTTAAACCCAGAAATAGCAAAAACCATCCCATTTGATTCATTCAAAAAGCTGAAGAGCCTGAAACACCTATTTATAAATAGCAATGTAACCAGTATCCCTCAGCATGTTGTCGATATTTCCGCTCAGCTTCAGAAACTCAGCATTGACAATAATGGAATCAAGTTGGTCACACGGAGCAGTCTGAAGAACATGTCCAATCTCATGACACTGGAGCTTATAAACTGCAAATTGGACCGCATTCCAAATTCAATATTTAGCCTTTTAGCACTAAAAGAACTGGATTTAAAGAAGAATAACCTAAAGTCGATTCAAGAAATAGCAAGTTTTCAAAATCTGCAGAAACTTTCTATCTTAAAGTTGTGGCACAACAGCATTACAAAGATCCCAGATCATATACACCGACTAGCAAACTTGGAGCAGCTTTATATTAGTCACAATAATATAGGGGACCTTCCCTATGAGTTGTTTTTGTGCTACAAACTCCGGCACCTGGAGCTGTCCAACAATAGCATCAGGTCAATTCCACATTATATTGGAATGCTCATCAACTTAAAGTATTTCTCCGTTTCTTTCAACCAAATAGAAACCATCCCAGATGAACTGTACTTGTGCAGGGAACTGGAGAGTCTGAACTTTAGACACAATCAGTTACTCACACTCTCACCAAACATTGGCAACCTGGCACACCTCTCATGCTTGGACCTTAAAGACAATCCCATTGGAACTTTGCCACCAGAACTTGGTTCTTGCCAAGCCCTGAAAAGGAATGGACTCGGTGTTGAAGAGAGGCTTTTTGAAACATTGCCATTCGACATTAGAGACAAAATGACAAAGGAACAAATTacttaa